A region of Rhizorhabdus wittichii RW1 DNA encodes the following proteins:
- a CDS encoding malate dehydrogenase (NAD) (TIGRFAM: malate dehydrogenase, NAD-dependent~PFAM: Lactate/malate dehydrogenase) has product MARTKIALIGAGNIGGTLAHLAASKELGDVVLFDVVEGVPQGKALDLSQCGPVEGFDAKLKGTNDYADIAGADVIIVTAGVARKPGMSRDDLLGINLKVMKSVGEGIKANAPDAFVICITNPLDAMVWALREFSGLPHNKVVGMAGVLDSARFATFLAEEFNVSVQDVTTFVLGGHGDTMVPVVEYSTVAGIPIPDLIKMGWSTQERIDAIVQRTRSGGGEIVALLKTGSAFYAPATSAIAMAESYLKDKKRVLPCAAYLSGEYGVDDLYVGVPVIIGANGVEKIVEINLSDSAKANLQVSVDAVKELLVACKGIDSSLA; this is encoded by the coding sequence ATGGCTCGTACTAAAATTGCGTTGATCGGTGCTGGCAATATCGGTGGGACGCTCGCGCATCTGGCGGCCTCGAAGGAGCTGGGCGACGTCGTCCTGTTCGACGTGGTCGAAGGCGTGCCGCAGGGCAAGGCGCTCGACCTGTCGCAGTGCGGCCCCGTCGAAGGCTTCGACGCGAAGCTCAAGGGCACCAACGACTATGCCGACATCGCGGGCGCGGACGTCATCATCGTCACCGCCGGCGTCGCCCGCAAGCCGGGCATGAGCCGCGACGACCTGCTCGGCATCAACCTGAAGGTCATGAAGTCGGTCGGCGAGGGCATCAAGGCGAACGCCCCCGACGCCTTCGTCATCTGCATCACCAACCCGCTCGACGCGATGGTGTGGGCGCTGCGCGAATTCTCGGGCCTGCCGCACAACAAGGTCGTCGGCATGGCCGGCGTCCTCGACTCGGCGCGCTTCGCGACCTTCCTCGCCGAGGAGTTCAACGTCTCGGTGCAGGACGTCACCACCTTCGTGCTCGGCGGCCATGGCGACACCATGGTCCCGGTCGTCGAATATTCGACCGTCGCCGGCATCCCGATCCCCGACCTGATCAAGATGGGCTGGTCGACCCAGGAGCGCATCGACGCGATCGTCCAGCGCACCCGCAGCGGCGGCGGCGAGATCGTCGCCCTGCTCAAGACCGGCTCGGCCTTCTACGCGCCCGCCACCTCGGCGATCGCGATGGCGGAGAGCTATCTGAAGGACAAGAAGCGGGTCCTGCCCTGCGCCGCCTATCTCAGCGGCGAATATGGCGTCGACGACCTCTATGTCGGCGTTCCGGTGATCATCGGCGCGAACGGCGTCGAGAAGATCGTCGAGATCAACCTGTCGGACTCGGCCAAGGCCAATCTCCAGGTCTCGGTCGATGCGGTCAAGGAACTGCTGGTCGCCTGCAAGGGCATCGACAGCTCGCTCGCCTAA
- a CDS encoding AFG1-family ATPase (PFAM: AFG1-family ATPase) has translation MTGVVARYEELVAAGELRPDPDQRATVERLNALALALEEQPAKGSVLWRMLRKAPPPVRGLYMWGGVGRGKSMLMDLFYDCVRIGAKRRVHFHEFMIEVHERLRVERAKEKGDPIPPVVEAIAAEAKLLAFDEMVVNNMADAAILSRLFTGLIVDAGVTVVTTSNRPPRDLYKDGLNRQLFLPFIDLIEARLDVLSLNGPTDYRLERLGGMPVWYAPNGPAATAAVSEAFFRLTDYPPEDRAHVPTADIAVPGGRTLHVPKSLKGVAVFSFKRLCAEARGAADYLAIARNYHTVIIVGIPLLTPEKRNEAARFKVLIDALYEHKVKLLAAADAEPEALYPDGDGAFEFERTVSRLMEMRSQDYLAAGHGLEE, from the coding sequence ATGACCGGCGTCGTCGCCCGCTACGAGGAACTGGTCGCCGCCGGCGAGCTGCGCCCGGACCCCGACCAGCGCGCCACCGTCGAACGGCTCAACGCCCTGGCGCTGGCGCTGGAGGAGCAGCCGGCCAAGGGCAGCGTGCTGTGGCGGATGCTGCGCAAGGCGCCGCCGCCGGTGCGCGGCCTCTACATGTGGGGCGGGGTCGGCCGCGGCAAGTCGATGCTGATGGACCTGTTCTACGACTGCGTCCGGATCGGCGCGAAGCGGCGCGTCCATTTCCACGAGTTCATGATCGAGGTGCACGAGCGGCTGCGGGTCGAGCGCGCCAAGGAGAAGGGCGATCCGATCCCGCCGGTGGTCGAGGCGATCGCCGCCGAGGCGAAGCTGCTCGCCTTCGACGAGATGGTCGTCAACAACATGGCCGACGCGGCGATCCTCAGCCGGTTGTTCACCGGGCTGATCGTCGACGCCGGGGTGACGGTGGTGACGACCTCCAACCGGCCGCCGCGCGATCTCTACAAGGACGGGCTCAACCGGCAGCTCTTCCTGCCCTTCATCGACCTGATCGAGGCTCGTCTCGACGTGCTGTCGCTCAACGGGCCGACCGACTATCGGCTCGAACGGCTGGGCGGCATGCCGGTCTGGTACGCGCCGAACGGCCCGGCCGCGACCGCGGCGGTGTCGGAGGCTTTCTTCCGGCTGACCGACTATCCGCCCGAGGACCGCGCGCACGTCCCGACCGCCGACATCGCGGTGCCGGGCGGGCGCACCCTGCACGTGCCCAAGAGCCTGAAGGGCGTCGCGGTCTTCTCGTTCAAGCGGCTCTGCGCCGAGGCGCGGGGCGCCGCCGACTATCTGGCGATCGCGCGCAACTATCACACCGTGATCATCGTCGGCATTCCCCTGCTGACGCCCGAGAAGCGCAACGAGGCGGCCCGCTTCAAGGTGCTGATCGACGCGCTCTACGAACATAAGGTCAAGCTGCTGGCCGCCGCCGACGCCGAGCCCGAGGCGCTCTATCCCGACGGCGACGGCGCCTTCGAGTTCGAGCGCACCGTCTCGCGGCTGATGGAGATGCGCAGCCAGGACTATCTCGCCGCCGGCCACGGCTTGGAGGAATAG
- a CDS encoding thioesterase superfamily protein (PFAM: thioesterase superfamily protein) yields MEIDTDLYRFGPHPDMPGWSRWEIKAQDRFNAVLGDLAVRRDGDRALLRLFPQQRHANLGNKVHGGALLTFIDVGLFVAPLALGDARSPRGVTVELSTQFAGAADIDDPIDLIVEVTRETGRMIFLRGTVEQRDAMVASFMAIVRKAAS; encoded by the coding sequence GTGGAAATAGACACGGACCTCTACCGCTTCGGTCCGCACCCCGACATGCCGGGCTGGTCCCGGTGGGAGATCAAGGCGCAGGATCGCTTCAACGCGGTGCTCGGCGACCTCGCCGTGCGCCGCGACGGCGACCGGGCGCTGCTGCGCCTGTTCCCGCAGCAGCGTCATGCCAATCTCGGCAACAAGGTCCATGGCGGCGCGCTGCTGACCTTCATCGACGTCGGCCTGTTCGTCGCGCCGCTGGCGCTGGGCGATGCGCGCTCGCCGCGCGGCGTCACGGTCGAACTGAGCACCCAGTTCGCCGGCGCGGCCGACATCGACGACCCGATCGACCTGATTGTCGAGGTCACCCGCGAGACCGGGCGCATGATCTTCCTGCGCGGGACGGTCGAGCAGCGCGATGCCATGGTCGCCAGCTTCATGGCGATCGTCCGCAAGGCGGCGTCATGA
- a CDS encoding succinate dehydrogenase subunit B (TIGRFAM: succinate dehydrogenase and fumarate reductase iron-sulfur protein~PFAM: ferredoxin), producing the protein MAEFALPKNSKIKKNGKVHKAAPDAKDVKSFKIYRYDPDSGENPRYDTFEVDLAECGPMVLDALIKIKSEQDPSVTFRRSCREGICGSCSMNMNGKNGLACTTAIEDCKGEVRITPLPHMDVIKDLVPDFTHFYAQYASIQPWLKTVTPAPSGKERLQSPDDRNKLDGLYECILCACCSTSCPSYWWNSDKFLGPAILLQAYRWLADSRDEMTGERLDELEDPFRLYRCHTIMNCANVCPKGLSPAKAIGEIKKMVVERQL; encoded by the coding sequence ATGGCCGAGTTCGCGCTTCCGAAGAACAGCAAGATCAAGAAGAACGGCAAGGTCCACAAGGCGGCCCCCGACGCGAAGGACGTGAAGTCCTTCAAGATCTATCGCTACGATCCCGACAGCGGCGAGAATCCGCGCTACGACACGTTCGAGGTCGACCTCGCCGAATGCGGCCCGATGGTCCTCGACGCGCTGATCAAGATCAAGAGCGAGCAGGACCCGTCGGTCACCTTCCGCCGCTCGTGCCGCGAGGGCATCTGCGGTTCCTGCTCGATGAACATGAACGGCAAGAACGGCCTCGCCTGCACCACCGCGATCGAGGACTGCAAGGGCGAGGTCCGCATCACCCCGCTGCCGCACATGGACGTGATCAAGGACCTCGTTCCGGACTTCACGCATTTCTATGCGCAATATGCGTCGATCCAGCCCTGGCTGAAGACCGTCACCCCGGCCCCCTCGGGCAAGGAGCGGTTGCAGTCGCCCGACGACCGCAACAAGCTCGACGGCCTCTACGAGTGCATCCTGTGCGCCTGCTGCTCGACATCGTGCCCGAGCTACTGGTGGAACAGCGACAAGTTCCTCGGCCCGGCGATCCTGCTCCAGGCCTATCGCTGGCTGGCCGACAGCCGCGACGAGATGACCGGCGAGCGGCTCGACGAGCTCGAGGATCCGTTCCGTCTCTATCGCTGCCACACGATCATGAACTGCGCCAATGTCTGCCCCAAGGGCCTGAGCCCGGCCAAGGCGATCGGCGAGATCAAGAAGATGGTGGTCGAGCGGCAGCTCTGA
- a CDS encoding polysaccharide biosynthesis protein (PFAM: polysaccharide biosynthesis protein), giving the protein MSSAAPPELPPGSRQVAKGAGTALLARAGGVIEIVSQPLYVWLFGLPTYGLYMVLWSAVNLIENIADMGMTSALQRVVPQARDDAERAAALRQAMLLGLGPCILIALLVSLGAHRIAEVVNVAAKDRDELATGIAIFAWALPFWAYVEIATSALRARKAFGPEIRLRVMWEQILRMIAATLLAALGAGTLGLLIAHLCSLAITCVFSTRLLARYYRLDLVLRGAGPSMRAKTFYAGISVLPSNIVNRLFSDAPPLILNLIIPGAAGASAAGLFAIARKIASGVQLIRQAFSYVMAPLASEAVRHDIRHVAEIYGFATRLTIVVATPVVCTIAGGGRALLALFGSGAQAAYLALALLTFTRLIEAVAGQASAIQSVISRYHHPLVGSAIGLAVSLALGALLLPQGGMDGMAIAVSAGIAVSVLTPMVQLWHHQHLHPFAPPFARAAAVAAAVGAVIFLLSELLGPLHHVVRIAIGAVLLVAGIWVSGRFGLSHDDKLALGKTARKLRLL; this is encoded by the coding sequence ATGTCGTCCGCCGCCCCTCCCGAGCTCCCGCCCGGATCGCGCCAGGTCGCCAAGGGCGCTGGCACCGCGCTGCTGGCGCGGGCCGGCGGCGTCATCGAGATCGTTTCCCAGCCGCTCTATGTCTGGCTGTTCGGCCTGCCGACCTACGGCCTCTACATGGTGCTGTGGTCGGCGGTGAACCTGATCGAGAACATCGCCGACATGGGGATGACCAGTGCGCTGCAGCGCGTCGTGCCGCAAGCGCGAGACGATGCCGAGCGCGCCGCCGCGCTGCGCCAGGCGATGCTGCTCGGCCTCGGGCCCTGCATCCTCATCGCCCTGCTCGTCAGCCTCGGCGCGCACCGGATCGCCGAGGTGGTCAACGTCGCCGCCAAGGATCGCGACGAACTGGCGACCGGCATCGCGATCTTCGCCTGGGCCCTCCCCTTCTGGGCCTATGTCGAGATCGCGACCTCCGCGCTGCGCGCGCGCAAGGCGTTCGGGCCGGAGATCCGCCTGAGGGTGATGTGGGAACAGATCCTCCGTATGATCGCCGCGACGCTGCTCGCGGCGCTCGGCGCCGGCACGCTCGGCCTGCTGATCGCGCATCTCTGCTCGCTGGCGATCACCTGCGTCTTCTCGACCCGGCTGCTCGCCCGCTATTACCGGCTCGACCTCGTGCTGCGCGGGGCCGGGCCGTCGATGCGGGCGAAGACCTTCTACGCCGGCATCTCGGTGCTGCCGTCGAACATCGTCAACCGGCTGTTCAGCGACGCGCCGCCGCTGATCCTCAACCTGATCATCCCGGGCGCCGCCGGGGCCAGCGCCGCCGGCCTGTTCGCGATCGCGCGCAAGATCGCCAGCGGCGTCCAGCTCATCCGCCAGGCCTTCTCCTATGTGATGGCGCCGCTCGCCTCCGAAGCGGTGCGCCACGACATCCGCCACGTCGCCGAGATCTACGGCTTCGCCACCCGGCTCACCATCGTCGTCGCGACGCCGGTGGTCTGCACCATCGCCGGCGGCGGCCGGGCGCTGCTCGCGCTGTTCGGCAGCGGCGCGCAGGCCGCCTATCTGGCGCTCGCGCTGCTCACCTTCACCCGGCTGATCGAGGCGGTGGCGGGCCAGGCCTCGGCGATCCAGTCGGTGATCAGCCGCTATCATCATCCGCTGGTCGGCAGCGCGATCGGGCTGGCCGTGTCGCTGGCGCTCGGCGCGCTGCTGCTGCCGCAGGGCGGGATGGACGGCATGGCGATCGCGGTGTCGGCGGGCATCGCGGTATCGGTGCTGACCCCGATGGTCCAGCTCTGGCACCACCAGCACCTCCATCCCTTCGCCCCGCCCTTCGCCCGCGCCGCGGCGGTGGCGGCAGCGGTCGGCGCGGTGATCTTCCTGCTCTCCGAACTGCTCGGGCCGCTCCACCATGTCGTCCGCATCGCGATCGGCGCGGTGCTGCTGGTTGCCGGCATCTGGGTCTCGGGCCGCTTCGGCCTCAGCCATGACGACAAGCTGGCGCTGGGCAAGACGGCGCGGAAGCTGCGGCTGCTATAG
- a CDS encoding Diadenosine tetraphosphate (Ap4A) hydrolase and other HIT family hydrolase-like protein → MANATIEKFGWPATLVRDYRHWVVLLRPAQPTLGSLVLAAKSDATAFGDLPAEAHAELKTVTAEIETALKLAVDYRKLNYLMLMMVDPHVHFHVIPRHEGEREHDGLSITDAGWPGPPALGQAVALSDGQVAAMAGWLKGLMANGRSAAALAKGSPAQEQIRNGAPNPVRDAGPDAIRDEDGKDWDVVDESSDESFPASDPPNYSRPKKN, encoded by the coding sequence ATGGCGAACGCGACGATCGAGAAATTCGGCTGGCCCGCGACGCTGGTCCGCGATTATCGCCATTGGGTCGTCCTGCTGCGTCCGGCCCAGCCGACGCTCGGCTCGCTCGTCCTCGCCGCCAAGTCGGACGCCACCGCGTTCGGCGACCTGCCGGCCGAGGCCCATGCCGAGCTGAAGACCGTCACCGCCGAGATCGAGACGGCGCTGAAGCTGGCGGTCGACTATCGGAAGCTCAACTATCTGATGCTGATGATGGTCGACCCGCACGTCCATTTCCACGTCATCCCCCGCCATGAGGGCGAGCGCGAGCATGACGGCCTCTCGATCACCGACGCCGGCTGGCCCGGTCCGCCCGCGCTGGGCCAGGCCGTCGCGCTGTCGGACGGGCAGGTCGCGGCGATGGCCGGCTGGCTCAAGGGGCTGATGGCGAACGGACGGAGCGCCGCCGCCCTCGCCAAGGGCAGCCCGGCGCAGGAGCAGATCCGCAACGGCGCGCCCAATCCGGTCCGCGACGCGGGGCCCGACGCGATCCGCGACGAGGATGGCAAGGACTGGGACGTCGTCGACGAAAGCTCCGACGAGTCCTTTCCCGCCAGCGATCCGCCGAACTATTCGCGACCGAAGAAGAACTGA
- a CDS encoding Nucleotidyl transferase (PFAM: Nucleotidyl transferase) yields the protein MKKAIILSAGQGSRLLPLTADQPKCLIDFAGKSLIAWQIEALVANGITEIAVVTGFRDEKLAAALAGIGHPGVAIRTRFNPFYKVADNLGSCWIVREEMDQDFIILNGDTLVSPAIVGRLIAGATAPITVTIDVKDDYDLDDMKVQRDGDRLLQIGKRLEPHETNAESIGMLAFKGDGPRIFRDQVEAMMRTPEGVLNWYLKAIHALAPSGVVGTVSIEGLPWAEVDFPEDLPIARALTEGWAAGT from the coding sequence ATGAAGAAAGCCATCATCCTTTCGGCCGGACAGGGATCGCGGCTGCTGCCGCTGACCGCCGACCAGCCCAAATGCCTCATCGATTTCGCGGGCAAGAGCCTGATCGCGTGGCAGATCGAGGCGCTGGTCGCCAACGGCATCACCGAGATCGCGGTGGTCACCGGCTTCCGCGACGAGAAGCTGGCGGCGGCGCTGGCCGGGATCGGGCATCCGGGCGTCGCCATCCGTACCCGCTTCAATCCCTTCTACAAGGTCGCCGACAATCTCGGCTCGTGCTGGATCGTGCGCGAGGAGATGGACCAGGACTTCATCATCCTCAACGGCGACACGCTCGTCTCGCCCGCCATCGTCGGCCGGCTGATCGCCGGCGCGACCGCGCCGATCACCGTGACGATCGACGTGAAGGACGATTACGACCTCGACGACATGAAGGTGCAGCGCGACGGCGACCGGCTGCTCCAGATCGGCAAGCGGCTCGAACCGCATGAGACCAATGCCGAGTCGATCGGCATGCTCGCCTTCAAGGGCGACGGACCCCGCATCTTCCGCGACCAGGTGGAGGCGATGATGCGCACCCCCGAAGGCGTGCTCAACTGGTATCTCAAGGCGATCCACGCGCTGGCGCCGAGCGGCGTCGTCGGCACCGTCTCGATCGAGGGGCTGCCCTGGGCCGAGGTCGACTTCCCCGAGGACCTGCCGATCGCGCGGGCGCTGACCGAGGGCTGGGCGGCCGGGACGTAG